The following coding sequences lie in one Juglans regia cultivar Chandler unplaced genomic scaffold, Walnut 2.0 Scaffold_23, whole genome shotgun sequence genomic window:
- the LOC108999841 gene encoding polyneuridine-aldehyde esterase-like — MATSVYANKIHESGITSSGIHPKQLHEVKSLSEYLEPLMEFMASPALMEEKVVLVGHSNGGLCISVAMEKFPERVSVAVYATAVMPGPDLSILTLGEEDLTLAMSLVRPIRLYGDTATLQKEANLSREKYGQVPRVYIICEEDNVMKVDFQRWMIENNPAPEVKVIAGSDHMVMFSQPKELCSCLLEIAEKYP; from the exons ATGGCCACATCTGTTTATGCGAATAAGATTCATGAATCTGG cattacttctTCTGGAATCCACCCAAAACAGTTGCATGAAGTAAAGTCACTTTCGGAATACCTCGAGCCTTTGATGGAATTCATGGCGTCTCCGGCATTAATGGAGGAAAAGGTGGTCCTTGTCGGCCATAGCAATGGAGGTCTCTGCATATCTGTTGCCATGGAAAAGTTTCCTGAGAGAGTCTCCGTTGCAGTGTATGCCACCGCCGTTATGCCAGGTCCCGACTTGAGTATCTTGACGCTAGGCGAAGAG gATTTGACGCTTGCAATGTCGTTGGTGAGACCTATTCGTCTCTACGGGGATACTGCAACATTGCAAAAAGAAGCAAATCTGAGCAGGGAGAAATACGGGCAAGTTCCTAGAGTTTACATCATTTGTGAAGAAGACAATGTGATGAAGGTGGATTTCCAAAGGTGGATGATTGAGAACAATCCAGCACCGGAGGTGAAGGTAATTGCCGGTTCCGATCACATGGTGATGTTCTCGCAACCGAAGGAGCTGTGCTCCTGCCTCCTTGAAATTGCAGAGAAATATCCTTAA